The Kineothrix sp. IPX-CK genomic interval GGTTCATTAAAGAAACGAACCGTGAAGCGATTATCTTAGGAAAAAAAGTGACACCTGAAATTATCCATATACTGATTACCGCGCATTTAAATGGACTTTTCGAACCTGTTATTCACAATATGAGCCGTGAAGATGCCCGAATATATACAGAACAGCTTCAATATTTCTTTAATGCCGGATGGGCTGATATTCTTCACTAGAAAACAAATGCCGCTTAAGGGCATTTGCTTTTACGGCAACAGTTAGTCTTAGCTAACTTGAACGGAGATTAGGAGGGACGTAACGTAATGAAAGAAAAGAGTGTGTTTTTTCGCTTGTTCAGTTATATGGGAAAGTACAAAATAACGATGGCGGTTTCTGCGCTTATGGCTGCAATTGCTGCTGTAGTAAATTTAAGTGCATTTGTTTGTGTTTATAATGTTGCAAAGGAAATTGTGCAGTCATTGGGAGATTTTTCAAAATTGGATCAGGCCGGACTGGCGCAACTGGGATGGCAGGCTGTTTTCCTGATTTCTATGTCGTTCGGGTTGTATGGTATGGCACTGCTGTTTTCCCACATCACAGCATATAACACAGTGGCGGGGCTTCGAATCAAGCTGATCGATCATACAGGAGCGCTCCACTTGGGATACCACTCCATTAATCCGAGTGGAAAGCAAAGGAAAATCATTGAAAAGAATACAGATAATCTGGAAACTCTTATTGCGCATCAAATACCGGATTTTGTTCAGTCGTTGGTTTTGCCTGTTGCTTTTCTGGTGTTTATGTTTATATATGATTGGCGTTTGTCTGTAGTTTGCCTGCTTCCCATTTTGATCGGCTTTGGGATTCTTGCTTCTATGCTTAAAGGCGCAAGTGAGGGTCTGGCAAAGCAATACCAAAAATCAGCAGAAGATATCAGTAACGCAGCGACGGAGTATGTACGGGGGATCTCGGTTGTAAAGGCTTTCGGACAGACGGCCGATTCCTTCCGGCGTTATAAAGCATCTGTAAAAGAATACAGCGATTATATAATCAAATATGCGCTGTCTATGGAGAATAGTGACAGCGCATACAATACGGTCATTAACGGAATTTTCTTTTTTTTAATACCGGGAGGGATTATTCTCTTTAATTTTGGCGGAAATACCGAACGTATGATTCTGAGCTTTATTTTCTTTGCCGTGTTGATTCCCGCCGTTGTTACGATCTTAAATAGGATTATGAAAAGTGCATCCAATCTGATGGTTGCAAAATCATCTCTGGATGCCATCGATAAAATTATGAATGAGAAATCTCTGCCGCAAACCCGGGAACCCCGAATACCATTAAACTATGACATTACACTGGATCATGTATCCTTTGCCTACGAGGATGGCGCAGAAAAAGCACTGGATGATGTGTCCCTTACCATAGAACCAGGAACGATTACTGCCTTGGTAGGCGAATCCGGCGGTGGCAAAAGCACGATAGCCAATCTCATTGCTCGATTCTGGGATGTACAGGGCGGCTCCCTCAAAGTTGGCGGTGTAGATGTCAGAAATATGGACTATGATGAGTGGATGAAACAGGTAAGCATTGTATTTCAGGATACCAGTCTTTTTAAAATGTCTATTCTGGACAATGTGGCTTTTTATACGCCCGAAGTTTCGCGGGAGGATGTACTGCGCGCACTTCATTTGGCTCAATGCGATGACATTTTAGAGAAGCTTCCCCATAGTGCCGATACGGTAATCGGTACGAAAGGTGTCTACCTTTCCGGGGGAGAAATGCAGCGTGTCGCATTGGCACGCGCAATTTTGAAGGATGCTCCTGTAGTGCTGCTCGACGAGGCAACGGCATTTGCCGATGCGGAAAACGAGTATCTGATCCAAATGGCGTTGGACGAGCTGCTTCGGGGAAAGACAGTGCTTATGATTGCACACCGCCTGTCTACCGTTATCCACGCTGACCAAATTTGTGTGCTGGAGCACGGGAAAATTACAGAACGAGGAACCCATGCCGAGCTGCTGAAAGCGGGAGGCGTTTACACCCATATGTATGAAGAGTATCAAAGCAGCATTTCCTGGCGGATTGGAGGGAAAAAATATGTTTAAGAATATTTATCGTTTAAGCGCCGGTGCAAATCGGTCTATTTTAAAAGCCAGTTTTTTCATGACTCTTTTCAATCTGGCGGCCTTGCTGCCGGTAATCCTATTGGCACTTGTGACAAATGAGATGGTGAGCCGTTACTTTGGGTATACACAGGGTGCTATTCCGCTTTGGGGTTATTCGATCGCTGCCTTTGTCCTCATGGGCGTAATCTTTGTAACCTATAAGATCACCTATCGCAAAAAGTATTCCACCTCCGGCAGAGAGGACATGCGCCTACGCATGGAACTGGCTGATAAAATACGGCGGCTTCCCCTTTCTTATCTTGGTAAGAGGGATTTAAGCGATTTGACCTCAGTCATTATGGATGATGTCGCGGTTACTGCAAATACGCTTGCCACGGTTATGACAGAGCTGATCAGCGGCTTGCTTTCCGGATTTATCACTATCGGTATCCTTTTTATTTATGACTGGCGCCTGGCACTAAGCCTTGCCGCCTGCCTGCCCCTTGCCGCCATCTCTATGTCGATGTCCAAAGCGATTTCTGAGGGCGCAAATAAGAGGAACAAACAAAAGAAGCTGAATATCAGCGACGGTTTGCAGGAATATCTTGAAAATATAAAGGTGCTTCGGACTTCGCAGAAAATGGGTGACTATCAAAAGGGGATGGCATACAAAATCAAGCGAATTATTCCCGGCCTTGTCCTGCATGAGCTTCTGGCAGGGCTATCGATTTCCATTTCCTATAATGTTATGCGCATTGGACTGGGATTTGTCATTATCACCGGCTCGGCGCTGTTGATTTCGCGTGAGATCAGTATACTCACATTTTTGTTTTTCCTGTTCATCGCTGCAAGAATCTATGAGCCGCTGACAAGAGCGTGTGAAATGCTTGGCGAATTGATTTATTCGCTGGTCAGCGCAGGGAGGATTCGCACTCTGCTGGACTATCCCGAGCAGAACGGAAACGAAAATATAAATCTGTCGCAATTTGACATTTCCTTTGACCATGTCAGCTTTGGCTACAATCAAGAAGATGTGATCCACGACGTTTCCTTTACTGCCAGACAGGGCGAGATCACAGCTCTTGTAGGACCGTCCGGCTGCGGGAAAAGCACCCTGTGCAAATTGGCTGCACGCTTTTGGGATATACAGCGCGGAAGCATATCCATCGGCGGCGTTAATGTCAATTCTGTTTCTCCGGAAGCTCTGCTAAAGAATTATTCCATTGTTTTCCA includes:
- a CDS encoding ABC transporter ATP-binding protein; translation: MFKNIYRLSAGANRSILKASFFMTLFNLAALLPVILLALVTNEMVSRYFGYTQGAIPLWGYSIAAFVLMGVIFVTYKITYRKKYSTSGREDMRLRMELADKIRRLPLSYLGKRDLSDLTSVIMDDVAVTANTLATVMTELISGLLSGFITIGILFIYDWRLALSLAACLPLAAISMSMSKAISEGANKRNKQKKLNISDGLQEYLENIKVLRTSQKMGDYQKGMAYKIKRIIPGLVLHELLAGLSISISYNVMRIGLGFVIITGSALLISREISILTFLFFLFIAARIYEPLTRACEMLGELIYSLVSAGRIRTLLDYPEQNGNENINLSQFDISFDHVSFGYNQEDVIHDVSFTARQGEITALVGPSGCGKSTLCKLAARFWDIQRGSISIGGVNVNSVSPEALLKNYSIVFQDVVLFNDTIFNNIRIGKENATKEEIVAAAKLARCDEFIERLPQGYDTVIGENGKTLSGGERQRLSIARAFLKDAPIILLDESTASIDPENETKIQEAIGTLIENKTVLIIAHKLRSIVECDNIIVLKEGRLLEEGTHDKLMEKKGLYHRLYALQNESMTWAVKTV
- a CDS encoding ABC transporter ATP-binding protein; its protein translation is MKEKSVFFRLFSYMGKYKITMAVSALMAAIAAVVNLSAFVCVYNVAKEIVQSLGDFSKLDQAGLAQLGWQAVFLISMSFGLYGMALLFSHITAYNTVAGLRIKLIDHTGALHLGYHSINPSGKQRKIIEKNTDNLETLIAHQIPDFVQSLVLPVAFLVFMFIYDWRLSVVCLLPILIGFGILASMLKGASEGLAKQYQKSAEDISNAATEYVRGISVVKAFGQTADSFRRYKASVKEYSDYIIKYALSMENSDSAYNTVINGIFFFLIPGGIILFNFGGNTERMILSFIFFAVLIPAVVTILNRIMKSASNLMVAKSSLDAIDKIMNEKSLPQTREPRIPLNYDITLDHVSFAYEDGAEKALDDVSLTIEPGTITALVGESGGGKSTIANLIARFWDVQGGSLKVGGVDVRNMDYDEWMKQVSIVFQDTSLFKMSILDNVAFYTPEVSREDVLRALHLAQCDDILEKLPHSADTVIGTKGVYLSGGEMQRVALARAILKDAPVVLLDEATAFADAENEYLIQMALDELLRGKTVLMIAHRLSTVIHADQICVLEHGKITERGTHAELLKAGGVYTHMYEEYQSSISWRIGGKKYV